The nucleotide sequence TCGTTTAATATTAGTTCGGGGAACAACTTGAGGAATTTTGCAGAGGATATGAATGGTCAAACGGCAATAACGTTTCCCACATAGCTCGAAATTGAGTTCTCCAAAATTCTACAGAATGCTAACATCCACATATTCGTGATGGTGTATAAAAAGAAGCTTAGTTTGCTTCGAGAAGGTACAATTTAATATGTCAAGTTGGCAGTGCTGTTCCAATGTGTTGCTTGGGCTGGCTTGCCGCCCAGCTGCTTAGCATGCCAATTTTGGGATTGTTctattttatgaaaaattggaaaaataagaaTATTGAAGCTCTGCATCGTATCTTTCCAAGTGTATATGGCATGTCACTGAGAAACCTTTGAAATTTTCGTTTTTCCCTAGATGTGCAGTTCTGAGAAAAATGCAGTTTTGCctgtttttaattgaaaaattggAAGGATTGATCGtgtagaaaattatgaaagatcgACATTATAATTTTCAGTGTCTTAGCTTTTGTGTCCAACTAGACTTGTGTCCAAATTCGTATGCAAAGTCGATTTTCTGTTAAAAATCATCCAAGAAAGAATGGTGTGATGGGTGATATATCGTGAACCATTCTTGACGAATAGGCTATGGTGGGGCATTAAGGAGATAAGTTCTCCATGGATGTGTCTACGGGTAGATCGCGGTGAATATGACAGAATATGCGTGTGGCAGAGCATTATCtttagtttcattggttagagTTTTTATAGATGTCTTGAGAGTTCTTGTAGGGAAAGTAATCCTAATTAAATTGGGAGACTATCTATGAGGAAATCTACGATAAGATATCCAATCTTCCTAGGATTACCTTGCCTATTTCCCAATatatcctaatttgacttgaattagggttttcaaactTGGTTGGGAAGTAATATCTTCAGTGGACTTAAGCCTAGAATGTCAGACTAAGAATGTAGGACTATGCTTCATGGGCTATGagcattttgatcatttttgctACCCAGGTGCCATGTGTCATGGTTTTAGAAAATTATGGTCCCccacacttcaagtgcttttcgatgattaacttgcatttttactaaagattgattccaaaaacattttcactagaAATACTTTCAACCATTTTAAACAGTTCCAAATGAAcccttagtatattttggttatggAATCACTAGCTGGTATAATGTGGCTTAAGGCCATTGATTATCTATGGCAACTTTTTGGTCGAAGGCCACTGAGGGTAAGTGTAAAGTTTAATTGAATACTGAACAttcaaaaacatttattttcataaatagtacaTTACATTCATATGGAATTCAACTGCAGAAGAGGCACTAGCCATAATGGTAGTACAAATACAGAGAGACACACACTAATAACATATACAACAAACTCATAACGATTTGTTGCAACTTATTCCAAATCAGAAGGAGTGAAGTTGAAAAAACTAAGAACAAGCCCCACAACATTCATCATTTGAAGTTACACTTGATAGAGAAAATCAGTGTCTCCAACATTATTGGCCAAAATATTTGAACTTCCCTTGCGCTTCTTGAGGAAATTTGTGAACCAATGGGTCGAATTTTTTGGGTACCTTTGGAGTCCGTCAAAATCCACATAGTTAATACCAAATCGAACTGTGTAGCCTTCACTCCATTGAAAGTTGTCTAAAATTGCCCATGCAAAGTATCCTTTCACATTACTACCCTTCCTGCaccacaaaataaataaatgatgaCTTGATATcactataaaatgcaatatagtcctaattagtattTCAACAAGCACTTACTTGATTGCTGCATGAACGTAACAAAGGTGGCGATTGTAGTAGTCAATCCTAAATGGATCATGGAGGGCATCATCTAGTGATAAGTTGGAATCATTGAACTCATCAACGCCTGCAATATAATTCAGTACATATGTATTTAGTACTTTCTCTCAAAAAGAGAGATGTAGTTGGTTTTAAATTTAGATTTGGAATTACTCATCTGTATTTTAcatcaatatatacatatatatgtcagaaattaaaaagtgAAATTAAGTGAGGCTTAAAAGTGTCAATTACCATTCTCAGTAATGTAAATGATTGGATCACCATACTTATTCTTCGTGTAGAGTATAAAATCGTGAATTCCTTTCGGATAAACATATAACCAGTCTGAAGCAGCCTGTAATACCATTAGAAGATATTTGAGATTGTTAGGAATTGTATAAAATTAATCCTCCAAACACAAATAACTTAACCTAAAATTTGATGCGTACCTGAGGACCAATAGGAATGCCATCACGTTCAGCTGCCATAACACATATGAATGCGATCAATATTAGAATGTAATAAttctaagatattaattaattagtcgATAAAAGGTTTCCATTTGTACTCACTCAGTGTAATAACATGTGGATCGTATAAGTAACTTGCAGGTTTAGAATAATTCTTAGGTACATCAGTTGCATATAGAGCAGTATAATAGttcaatccaacaaaatcaaaagaccCAGTTAACATCTTGGATTCTTCTTCCGTGAATTTTGGCAATCGTTCTTTAACAAGGCCTTGCATGGTGTACGGGTAGTCCCCTCTTGTAATTGGATCCATAAACCtacaaagatgtgaaaattccAATAATCAACTTTATAAGTCATAAAAAGGAAATATAACCCACttgatttataaattaataatacacTTGCCATCCAAACATAAAATCCATAGCTCGATTTGCAGCATCTATATCTTCCTTTGCATCTGAGGCAGGCTCAAACCAATGTGACAATAGTGTTATTCCTATCACCCCATTTTGATATGCCTACAAAGAAAATTCAGAAAATGATTTGATGTAGTACCATACAAACTCCAAACTGTTTACCTCGATATACAAAAGGTTTCCTCTTGTGGTGGAACCTAATACTAGTGACTCAGAGAGATTTCAGACCCATAAAAAAGGGAACTAACTAGTTAATTCATTATACCTGAAATTTATCTTTGTACACTTTTACAGCAGCTGCATGAGCAAGGAGTTGGTAGTGTGTTACCAAATAGGGTTCAGTAGCCGAATCTCCACCAAGGCAGGTTGGGTCTTGCCAAGCAGAGCATCGTCCCGGTGCGTACATCCCGATTGTATAACCATGGTTACTGATGGTATATGGTTCATTCAATGTGATCCAGTGCTTCACTCGATCAccaaaaagtgaaaaacaaagttctgcGTAGTCTTTAAAGTCATCGCTGCATGTCcaaatttcaaaacatttttgttAGATGTGGtacgtttttatttaattaagcaAATGACCAATATTACACTTAGGATAAAATTTGTTTACTTACACAATACGAGGGCTTAAGAAACCACCATATGCATCTTCTAACGCTTGGGGAACATCCCAGTGAAAGATTGTCACAAATGGCTGTATGCCTATATATAACATTATcggaacgaaaaaaaaaaaaattaatagtttgATTCAATATTGTTTTATGAGGGCACGTTATTAAActctaattatatattaatggaTGGGATGATATATGAGATTAGATGGGAGGGATGATATATGAGATTTGGTAGCTTTGTCACCATTGCGAAGGAGTTCATTGATGAGATTGTCGTAGTATTCAATTCCCTTCCTGTTGACACCCCCACTCAGCGTGCCATCTAATAAtttgaacaaaataatcaagtgAGTTAATACCTATCTATATATCGAAATCGAATTAAGTAAAACAGGTTAATCCATGAAGTAATTGGTTCCAAATCAAGTATATGGAAGCGGATGTCAACATTACTTGGTAACAATCTGGGCCATGAGATAGAGAACCTATAAGCATCCAACTTCATATCCTTCATAATTGCTACATCTTTCTGTAATGACAAGAAAGGCATACATAATTATAAGAAAGAagctaaaaattaattaaggatcTCATGTTCAATGTGCTCTTCAACTTCGTAGtgggaatttagggtttggagaataatattattccttgattgacaACCTTATAGAGGTGGTATTGATCAATGGCGACATCTCCATTGCTGCGATCATCGATTTTTTCTGTCATTAACCATaaaagtttttattatttagagcATAAAGATGGTAGGAATCATAGAATGAGAACTATTATATATGTCCATGTAGTGCATGTATAGTCCATATGTATCGAAAAATATACAGACATATACTACATGCCCAAGCGTATTTGATGATAATATGTAGAAGACTATAACCTGGATGGTTGTGGGTGAAGGTGTCCCATATGCTTGGTCCTCTACCATCTACGTTCCATGCACCTTCTACCTGAAATATGCATATGCACattcaaactgaagatgtcaatATTCATACTTGGAATGAAACTGAAATGTgcatgtgcatatatatatgctatAGTTTTCTgacattgaaatcaaattagACCTATGTGATTATATGAaactcaaattaattaaagggtaaTTAAATAGCTAAGCCCTAGCAGGGACTGGCCTGGTAAGCTGCTGTAGATCCACCAAAGACGAACCCTGGTTTTAGAGCATCAAACTTGGTCCTGTCAAGTGAGTTACAGACAATGGGTTTATCTGGCTTAGCAGCTTTGGTGTTTGTCAATGCAAAGCCATTGAGTAGCAAGACACACAAGAGCAAAGAGCCTAAATCATGCATTGCCATAGTTAACTGGAGGGGTTTTGGTGATCGAGGTAGCTAGGTTGGTTCTTCCCCGCATATTGCACGGGGTTTATATAGCGGGCTACGTACCACGTCTAAACGTGAGAATAATTGATAAGCATTTATTTACTAAAATTTGATAAACACGTGCAGGCTTTAAAAAAGTGAAGACCACTAAAAAGTCCAAAGCAAAATATACTTTTGtcacaataataattaaatatgaatactgTTGGGATAATACATATTTGTACAAAAAACTAAATATACTTTTgtaacaataataattaaatatgaatacgtttgcaatattatatatatttttataagtaAATAATTTCTCAAGCATGTATGTAACGTAAAACTTTGGTGGATTGGTTTTGGGAAATATATCAAGGAATGGAATTAAGTAAagacaaatatttaaaaaaaaaaaatgaaaaatggagaAACGCAGTTCAGGATACTGTAGGATATGATACTTTTCATCTTTCGACTTTTTATCCTATTGGGACCTCACTTGCAAGCAATGGCGGTACGCGCATGCATGGAATGGACCAGAAAAGTTAGAATCCGACCTCGCCGGatcttttttatgaaaataaaagagattatatttttttttatatgtcaaAATTGATAGCACATAATCTCTATGTTAAATCATGTAGAATTGACAAATCGATTAAAACTTATATctactttcaaattttattacaTAACATTCTCCTTAGAATAgacatctcctttgaaaatgctcaaatttaataaattatcatACAATTTATTTGACcaatacataaattaataaaatttcaatatttcaaCGTGGTGAATGTGAGAATTGAAATTTCTTGATCTATTTTGAAGAATCACCCCATATATGAGGTGTGAAAATGTAGTTTACTCAACATGATTAGAGActtggaatgaggatcctctccggatcctctttgtttGGATTCCTGAAATTCTTAAATGGTGTCcgttcattatatatcgtgCTGTCATAAACCATTTTAAAtatctttaattaaaattaaacacaaacagtacctgaagaaaactgactgcacaatatacgataaacgaacacgatgtgaggattcctaggattctcacaaaaaggatttggagagaatcctcacaaagaggatccggagaggatcctcatacAAAGATATGTACTAGCTGAAGAGTCTTTTCTCTCGTTTTCCTTTCTTAAAGCATTCAAACCCCACTGCAAGTGACACCCATCCGAAGATGGGATTCCATCTGGATTCAAATTGTGGAGACCCTAGAGATGGGATCCCCTCATAAGACATAACCCTAACCCCTTAGCGACAATGACATCTTTGATATGACTGCATTTTTTATGACAACAACTCATCAactttaccaaaagaaaaagaagggaaagagTGGGAATCTGATTCTTCATTCCACACGTGGTGTAATAGAACCGAAATGCACGTTGAAGAAAAAAGTGTCCTGGCTAGTGATTTTGTGCCGGGGTTTTGTATACCCGGTGATTCGAATGGGTAGTGCGAGGTTTATAGTTTGCTGGAAGAGGGAAAACTTTGATTGGGAACGGCTTTTTTTAAACAACCGGTATTATCTGCATTAAGAGAGTGAAGGAGTAggttaagcctcataatgagacagcaataatgtgattcaaattcacatttagcGAGAAtgaaacctaagacctctcacttacagcAAGTGAgaaggaatatcactaaaccgtagtactaagcgACTTCTATCGATAACATTGAAGCTGCATACTCTGAGGGCGTTGTTACAAGAAAGATTTCTGGGTTCTTGCTGGTGCATTCATTCCGTTTCTAGGTTGCTGGTGTTCTCGATCTTTGATTCATTTTGGTGCTTGAAACTTGTAACTCAAAATATATACAAGAACCGAGTCAATGAAGATGCATTCCTTAGTATGTCGTCATCTCAAcaatctctttttcttcttctaaatttGGGTTGATTAAACAATACCCTTAGTTTCATAATCTGTTATGCTACTGCGATTCTCAAGTTACATGCTACCAACACCATAATCAGAAATAGTCTATATATAGCATAGCCCCGCCAAAAATAAGAAGAGGAACATATGTGAAACGGAGGCCCCAATGTGACTGCCGTTTTCTAAACCCAGCAGGGCGTCATGCATTGTAATTTTTATACATGCAATTGAATGATTGCTTTGAGACACCTCCGTTTCTATGCAAGTCCTTCTCCTAAATAAGCGTTATGaataaaatagtaaaacaaTTAAGAGAAGTTCATTCCAATTACAACACACAAGTTGCatgttaaatatataaaaacatacACAGATCTAAGCTTAGaacactagaagaaaaaaactcaTCTACCATGGTCGATGTCCATGATAAATTACAATCAATCACGGACACTATGTCCATTAATAATCTGAACATGATAAAAAGTCTCAAATTCTACTACGGGCTATGTCCATTATCAAATATAAGGAAACCACAAATTGTACCCGTTGACAAATTGAAACAAtcaattgaaatagaaaaataatttaatattcagCTTGcagtttaaaatttgtaaaaccttATTGGTAATTCAATTCTAAAACTTCTAGACCGAACTTGAATAGGTAAAACTATTAATTAGTTATTCGAAGGTGATTTGATTAAAGAAAGCATTCATGTGCTTACATATAGTTCATCGCGAGTTGGATAACCGGGTGTTGATTGGTGTTAACATATTGTATAAAACATTCGGCGAGAAGAATCAATGGCCACGTTCCAAAAATATTGTTGAAGGGTTTTatcaatataatataaattcattgaaataCTTTTAACTTTTCTGGTCTATTccatggaaaaaaaattcattatgaCTGGCACACGAatagtacaccacgtgtttttatataaatagtgagaaattttattttttgagttattaattttttaacacacatatctcacaatttgtataataacaaaTAGTGTATCACTCCGTGTTCTAATCACATtcaaaaaatctctccattccatgcatgcatgtaCTGCCACTGCTTGCTAGTGGAGTATGGTCCCAACTGGATTAAAAGTCTAAAGATGAAAAAGTATCATATCCCACAATATCTTGAACTGCGTTTCtccacttttcaatttttaattttttttaatacttctCTTTACTTAATTCTATTCCTTGATATATTTCCCAAAGCCAATCTACCAAGGTTTTACATTATATACATGCCTGAGAAAtatttatttacctataaaaatatatatataatattgcaaAACCGTGGAGGACACTTTCTTGATCCATCCACAGACCCCATAATGCCAAAGTGTGATATGAAAACTCCATGTAAGGTAGTTAGAATCATCGAGCTTGACGGTAACGGATGTAGAGATGGTGGAAATAAGACTGGTGATCGGAGATTGAACAATCTTGAGCTGATCAGCAGTAACCATTGTTGATGCTGTGCAGAATTCTTTCAGTAAGACAATTTATCAAACAGTTGATAGGCAGAAAAGAAGAGCAATTTCTTGAAGCTCTGTGGAGATCGGAAGAAGccaattgtttttgtttatcaCATAAGAGATTGCAAACTAGAGGGTAAAGAAGAGA is from Pyrus communis chromosome 10, drPyrComm1.1, whole genome shotgun sequence and encodes:
- the LOC137748825 gene encoding beta-glucosidase 12-like isoform X1, producing MAMHDLGSLLLCVLLLNGFALTNTKAAKPDKPIVCNSLDRTKFDALKPGFVFGGSTAAYQVEGAWNVDGRGPSIWDTFTHNHPEKIDDRSNGDVAIDQYHLYKKDVAIMKDMKLDAYRFSISWPRLLPNGTLSGGVNRKGIEYYDNLINELLRNGIQPFVTIFHWDVPQALEDAYGGFLSPRIVDDFKDYAELCFSLFGDRVKHWITLNEPYTISNHGYTIGMYAPGRCSAWQDPTCLGGDSATEPYLVTHYQLLAHAAAVKVYKDKFQAYQNGVIGITLLSHWFEPASDAKEDIDAANRAMDFMFGWFMDPITRGDYPYTMQGLVKERLPKFTEEESKMLTGSFDFVGLNYYTALYATDVPKNYSKPASYLYDPHVITLTERDGIPIGPQAASDWLYVYPKGIHDFILYTKNKYGDPIIYITENGVDEFNDSNLSLDDALHDPFRIDYYNRHLCYVHAAIKKGSNVKGYFAWAILDNFQWSEGYTVRFGINYVDFDGLQRYPKNSTHWFTNFLKKRKGSSNILANNVGDTDFLYQV
- the LOC137748825 gene encoding cyanogenic beta-glucosidase-like isoform X2 gives rise to the protein MAMHDLGSLLLCVLLLNGFALTNTKAAKPDKPIVCNSLDRTKFDALKPGFVFGGSTAAYQVEGAWNVDGRGPSIWDTFTHNHPEKIDDRSNGDVAIDQYHLYKKDVAIMKDMKLDAYRFSISWPRLLPNGTLSGGVNRKGIEYYDNLINELLRNGIQPFVTIFHWDVPQALEDAYGGFLSPRIVDDFKDYAELCFSLFGDRVKHWITLNEPYTISNHGYTIGMYAPGRCSAWQDPTCLGGDSATEPYLVTHYQLLAHAAAVKVYKDKFQAYQNGVIGITLLSHWFEPASDAKEDIDAANRAMDFMFGWFMDPITRGDYPYTMQGLVKERLPKFTEEESKMLTGSFDFVGLNYYTALYATDVPKNYSKPASYLYDPHVITLTERDGIPIGPQAASDWLYVYPKGIHDFILYTKNKYGDPIIYITENGVDEFNDSNLSLDDALHDPFRIDYYNRHLCYVHAAIK